The following are encoded together in the Variovorax sp. PBS-H4 genome:
- the mddA gene encoding methanethiol S-methyltransferase produces the protein MAILAAIYGLVVYVFFLATFVYAIGFVGNMPLLPKTIDSGASVALVETLLVDVMLLGLFAVQHSVMARRGFKRWWTRLIPESVERSTFVLAASAALALLLWQWRPLAQPVIWSVDDPVARIALQAVFWLGWGVLLISTFLINHFELFGLRQVWAKLRNRALPAADFRTPLFYRHVRHPIYLGFILAFWAAPTMTAGHLLFAAASTGYILVGIWFEERDLVEQFGQRYQAYRHQVGMLLPRFAARGRKNPSQP, from the coding sequence ATGGCAATCCTCGCCGCAATTTACGGGCTGGTGGTGTACGTCTTCTTTCTCGCCACCTTCGTCTACGCGATCGGATTCGTCGGCAATATGCCGCTGCTGCCGAAGACCATCGACAGCGGGGCCAGCGTGGCGCTCGTCGAGACGCTGCTCGTCGACGTCATGCTGCTGGGCCTCTTTGCAGTGCAGCACAGCGTCATGGCGCGACGCGGATTCAAGCGCTGGTGGACCCGGCTGATTCCGGAGTCGGTGGAGCGCAGCACCTTTGTGCTCGCAGCCAGCGCGGCGCTGGCCCTGCTGCTGTGGCAGTGGCGGCCCCTTGCCCAGCCGGTCATCTGGAGCGTCGACGACCCTGTTGCGCGCATCGCCTTGCAAGCCGTGTTCTGGCTGGGATGGGGCGTGCTCCTCATCAGCACTTTCCTGATCAACCACTTCGAGCTCTTCGGCCTGCGGCAGGTGTGGGCGAAGCTGCGCAATCGCGCGCTCCCGGCCGCGGACTTTCGCACGCCGCTGTTCTACCGGCACGTGCGGCACCCGATCTACCTCGGCTTCATCCTGGCCTTCTGGGCCGCACCAACCATGACGGCGGGCCACCTGCTGTTTGCCGCGGCCTCTACCGGCTACATCCTGGTCGGCATCTGGTTCGAGGAGCGCGACCTCGTCGAACAGTTCGGCCAGCGCTACCAGGCATACCGCCACCAGGTCGGCATGTTGCTGCCCAGGTTTGCCGCACGCGGCCGCAAGAACCCCAGCCAGCCTTAG
- a CDS encoding alpha/beta hydrolase: protein MNTADGERPERLSRIAGPLAEPGALPGGVSSPYETVQPVQEGFIDRNGVKVWYAVWGESGPWIAFAPPFQIVHSQMLKGTVPYLSRHFRVITVDGRGNGRSDRPAGQGAYSFDHFYGDFVAVLDAVGAERVALVGISAAAMTVLRLAAEQPQRVTHLVTAGGFAESLVDDPRLVKRVAIESELLRDWPAYIDWFMATIFSEPHSTKPYEDGAHYAWATRPDWLAWCRNAWRDNDVRDLARRVACPTLVIHGDEDGRVPYAKGREIHGLVAGSEFLTIGGGGHVTAARDPVVFNRTLREFIGGKPRERTWTRAMKRPRRALFISSPIGLGHVQRDLAIARELRKLQPDLAIDWFTTHPAASYLEREGEHLHPITRRLANESRHFEGMAGEHDLSAFFALRTMDEVMSHNFMTFVDLVEAEHYDIVIGDEAWEVDYHYHENPELKRQPYVFLTDFVGCLPMEEGNEREALLCADRNADDIEHVARYPYLRDAAIFVGNREDVTEQPFGPGMPAIRDWTDRNFCYCGYCLPFDPHALADTERLRMRHGYRSDEKIAIAAVGGTSTGRHLLQRIAQAFPRMKRELPELRLILVTGPRLSTDEFEPQPGLELRSYVHNLFEHLACCDLALVQGGLSTTMELVATRRPFLSFPLQRHFEQCVHVRQRLANYAADRSMDYAATLDPDALARRALAAMHEPVRYRPVETDGAARAAMRIAQVLDNRGWAR, encoded by the coding sequence ATGAACACGGCCGATGGCGAGCGGCCGGAGCGCCTGTCCCGCATTGCCGGTCCCCTGGCAGAGCCGGGCGCGCTGCCGGGCGGCGTGTCATCGCCTTACGAAACCGTGCAGCCGGTGCAAGAGGGATTCATCGACCGCAATGGCGTCAAGGTCTGGTACGCCGTCTGGGGCGAGAGCGGCCCGTGGATCGCCTTCGCACCGCCGTTCCAGATCGTGCACAGCCAGATGCTCAAGGGGACCGTCCCTTACCTGTCACGGCACTTCCGGGTCATCACGGTGGATGGCCGCGGCAATGGGCGCTCCGACCGGCCGGCCGGACAAGGGGCTTACAGCTTCGATCATTTCTACGGCGACTTCGTTGCCGTCCTCGATGCAGTGGGCGCCGAACGCGTGGCGCTGGTCGGCATCTCGGCGGCGGCCATGACCGTGCTGCGGCTGGCGGCCGAACAGCCGCAGCGCGTGACGCACCTGGTCACGGCCGGCGGCTTTGCCGAGTCGTTGGTGGACGACCCGAGACTCGTGAAACGCGTGGCAATCGAAAGCGAGTTGCTGCGCGACTGGCCGGCCTACATCGACTGGTTCATGGCCACCATCTTCAGCGAGCCGCACTCGACCAAGCCGTACGAAGACGGCGCGCACTACGCCTGGGCCACGCGCCCCGACTGGCTGGCCTGGTGCCGCAACGCCTGGCGGGACAACGATGTGCGGGACCTGGCGCGACGCGTGGCCTGTCCGACGCTGGTGATCCATGGCGACGAGGACGGGCGCGTTCCCTACGCCAAGGGCCGCGAGATCCATGGGCTGGTGGCGGGCTCGGAGTTCCTCACCATCGGGGGCGGCGGCCATGTGACGGCGGCACGCGACCCCGTGGTCTTCAACCGCACGTTGCGAGAGTTCATCGGCGGCAAGCCGCGCGAGCGCACCTGGACGCGCGCCATGAAGCGCCCTCGCCGCGCGCTGTTCATCTCCAGTCCCATCGGCCTGGGCCACGTGCAGCGCGACCTGGCCATCGCGCGCGAGCTGCGCAAGCTGCAGCCGGATCTGGCCATCGACTGGTTCACCACCCACCCCGCGGCCAGCTACCTCGAGCGCGAAGGCGAACACCTGCACCCGATCACCCGGCGCCTGGCCAACGAGAGCCGCCACTTCGAAGGGATGGCCGGCGAACACGACCTGTCGGCCTTCTTCGCGCTGCGCACGATGGACGAAGTCATGAGCCACAACTTCATGACCTTCGTGGACCTTGTCGAGGCCGAGCACTACGACATCGTGATCGGCGACGAGGCTTGGGAGGTGGACTACCACTACCACGAGAACCCCGAGCTCAAGCGCCAGCCCTATGTGTTCCTCACCGATTTCGTCGGCTGCCTGCCCATGGAGGAAGGCAACGAGCGCGAAGCCCTGCTGTGCGCCGACCGCAACGCCGATGACATCGAACATGTGGCGCGCTATCCGTACCTGCGCGACGCCGCCATCTTCGTCGGCAACCGCGAAGACGTGACCGAGCAGCCCTTCGGCCCCGGCATGCCGGCCATCCGCGACTGGACCGATCGCAATTTCTGCTACTGCGGCTACTGCCTGCCATTCGATCCCCACGCCCTGGCCGATACCGAACGCTTGCGCATGCGGCATGGCTACCGCAGCGATGAGAAGATTGCCATTGCGGCCGTGGGCGGCACGTCCACCGGCCGGCACCTGCTGCAACGCATCGCGCAGGCCTTCCCACGCATGAAGCGGGAACTGCCCGAACTGCGCCTGATCCTCGTCACCGGTCCCAGGCTGTCCACCGACGAGTTCGAGCCGCAGCCGGGGTTGGAGCTGCGCTCCTACGTGCACAACCTCTTCGAGCACCTGGCCTGCTGCGACCTGGCGCTGGTGCAGGGCGGACTGTCGACCACGATGGAACTGGTGGCCACGCGCCGCCCGTTCCTGAGCTTTCCGCTGCAGCGCCATTTCGAACAGTGCGTGCACGTGCGCCAGCGGCTGGCCAACTACGCCGCCGACCGCTCGATGGACTACGCGGCGACGCTGGACCCGGACGCCCTGGCGCGGCGGGCGCTTGCCGCGATGCATGAACCTGTGCGCTATCGCCCGGTAGAAACCGACGGGGCGGCGCGCGCCGCCATGCGCATCGCCCAAGTGCTCGACAACCGCGGGTGGGCTCGATGA
- a CDS encoding TetR/AcrR family transcriptional regulator, with protein sequence MPDAPARRSRSVASKLHDGDATHTRERILDAAFRRLVSEGYAALSVREIAKDAGVNHALINYHFRSKDQLVIDVLDAANQRLLARQASMYAGDVGFAQKWASARRFYQDDLKSGFVRLQAELWAASLSNAGLREKFLPRLLAWKELVLGAVREALAGLEADGTKLPPPFTPEVIACWVSEFWLGMEFADLLGVKEEQAQHRAALDAVQWLLESLDAKAAARSAQAPAVRGRGQR encoded by the coding sequence ATGCCTGACGCGCCCGCCCGCCGGTCCCGATCCGTAGCCTCGAAGCTTCACGACGGTGACGCGACCCACACGCGGGAGCGCATCCTGGATGCGGCATTCAGGCGCCTGGTGTCCGAAGGTTACGCAGCGTTGAGCGTGCGCGAGATCGCCAAGGACGCAGGCGTCAACCACGCGCTGATCAATTACCACTTCCGCAGCAAGGACCAATTGGTCATCGATGTGCTCGACGCCGCGAATCAACGCCTGCTGGCGCGGCAGGCGTCGATGTACGCGGGCGATGTCGGGTTTGCGCAGAAGTGGGCCAGCGCGCGGCGCTTCTACCAGGACGACCTGAAATCGGGATTCGTGCGCTTGCAAGCGGAGCTGTGGGCAGCCAGCTTGTCGAACGCCGGTCTGCGCGAGAAGTTCCTGCCGCGCCTCCTGGCCTGGAAAGAGCTCGTGCTGGGGGCCGTGCGCGAAGCCCTTGCGGGCCTGGAGGCCGACGGTACGAAGCTGCCGCCCCCGTTCACGCCCGAGGTCATTGCCTGCTGGGTCTCGGAGTTCTGGCTCGGCATGGAGTTCGCGGATCTGCTGGGCGTGAAGGAAGAGCAGGCCCAGCACCGAGCGGCATTGGATGCCGTGCAGTGGTTGCTCGAATCGCTGGACGCCAAGGCCGCGGCCCGCTCGGCCCAGGCACCCGCGGTGCGCGGCAGGGGCCAGCGATGA
- a CDS encoding HPF/RaiA family ribosome-associated protein translates to MEIHINTGNGMENREALERWADQEIRQSLSRFAQDIRRVEVHLSDVNSDKGGADDKRCLIEAHVPQHPPIAVSHQAPTLDEAFRGAEPKALRALDSVLGKAKKHRDRTTIRTDPEII, encoded by the coding sequence GTGGAAATCCACATCAACACAGGCAATGGCATGGAAAACCGCGAAGCGCTCGAGCGGTGGGCGGACCAGGAGATTCGCCAGAGCCTCTCGCGGTTCGCCCAAGACATCCGGCGCGTGGAAGTGCACCTGTCCGATGTGAACAGCGACAAGGGCGGCGCCGATGACAAGCGTTGCCTGATCGAGGCGCACGTGCCACAGCACCCGCCCATCGCCGTGTCGCATCAAGCCCCGACATTGGACGAGGCCTTCCGCGGAGCCGAGCCGAAGGCGCTACGGGCTCTCGACAGCGTGCTGGGCAAGGCGAAAAAGCATCGCGACCGCACCACCATCCGCACCGACCCCGAGATCATCTAG
- a CDS encoding secondary thiamine-phosphate synthase enzyme YjbQ gives MNPQSTTSLDIDTPGRALIEITRPVTEWLDAQRVQTGLLTLFIRHTSASLLIQENADPDVQADLNRFLARLVPDGDRLFRHRDEGPDDMPAHVRAAITAVQLSIPVLNGRLALGTWQGIYVWEHRLRPHRRSVVLHLLGD, from the coding sequence ATGAACCCGCAGTCCACCACATCCCTGGACATCGATACGCCAGGCCGCGCGCTCATAGAGATCACCCGCCCCGTGACCGAATGGCTCGATGCGCAACGTGTCCAGACCGGCCTCCTCACCCTCTTCATCCGCCACACGTCCGCCAGCCTCCTGATCCAGGAGAACGCCGACCCCGATGTGCAGGCCGACCTGAATCGCTTCCTCGCCCGCCTGGTGCCCGATGGTGACCGCCTGTTCCGCCATCGCGACGAAGGCCCTGACGATATGCCGGCCCACGTCCGCGCAGCGATCACGGCGGTGCAGCTGTCGATCCCGGTCTTGAACGGCCGCCTCGCCCTCGGGACATGGCAGGGCATCTACGTGTGGGAGCACCGCCTGCGCCCCCACCGCCGCAGCGTGGTGTTGCATCTTCTGGGCGACTGA
- a CDS encoding beta/gamma crystallin domain-containing protein, translating into MNRTPSLPSSRTLLPLCAAALLALGACSSTPTATTAANQPDPTILLVPVQVSDPALSSGCWAQFYSKRNFEGDMLTLVGPAQVMSMDNGTARQLKRDIDSVSVGPRATLQVYEHAMFRDKTVSFPPNSREGGLIRKLGFGGRIEAMKLSCS; encoded by the coding sequence ATGAACCGAACCCCATCCCTGCCATCTTCCAGGACCTTGCTCCCGCTTTGCGCCGCAGCCTTGCTGGCGCTCGGCGCTTGCAGCAGCACGCCCACGGCGACCACCGCGGCCAACCAGCCCGACCCGACCATCCTGCTGGTGCCGGTGCAAGTGAGCGATCCGGCCCTGAGCTCCGGTTGCTGGGCGCAGTTCTATTCGAAGCGAAACTTCGAGGGCGACATGCTGACGCTCGTCGGGCCCGCCCAGGTGATGAGCATGGACAACGGCACCGCGCGCCAGCTGAAACGCGACATCGACAGTGTGAGCGTCGGTCCGCGTGCCACCTTGCAGGTCTACGAGCACGCCATGTTCCGGGACAAGACGGTCAGCTTTCCGCCAAACAGCCGCGAGGGCGGGTTGATCCGCAAGCTCGGCTTCGGTGGGCGCATCGAAGCGATGAAGCTCAGCTGCAGCTGA
- a CDS encoding ATP-binding protein, protein MTPRSLFARVTLIIVVGLAIAQLLTFAAIRYERGMALRELMMTGIERDIASSIAMLDHLPAAEREGWLGRLERRNYRFMLGGGVAGPQPASQQSQEFAAAIVHALQPFEVVKVAQAAGGDVRIQVRLTDGSPVVVDARRVGMPVSNWVLWVLLLQLLVLGVCAWFAVRLVTRPLARLAAAADELGPDLKGRMLGEEGPTEVAHAARAFNAMQQRIAGYMAERVEILAAISHDLQTPITRMRLRTEMMDNEKDQLKFRQDLDAMNALVKEGVTYAKTLHGATEPPCRVDADALLESMVADYQDSGQPVRLEGRIGGPIVTRPNALRRIVVNLVDNALKFGSSVRMQVRVDADRLVMAVIDDGPGIPPDQLEAVLKPFYRVEGSRNRSTGGTGLGLAIAHQLAIAMGAQLSLHNRDEGGLEARVAMPLQRDLAS, encoded by the coding sequence ATGACCCCGCGCTCCCTCTTCGCGCGCGTGACGCTCATCATCGTGGTGGGCCTGGCGATTGCGCAACTGCTGACCTTCGCGGCGATTCGCTACGAGCGCGGCATGGCGCTTCGCGAGCTGATGATGACCGGCATCGAGCGCGACATCGCAAGCTCGATCGCCATGCTCGACCACCTGCCCGCCGCCGAGCGCGAAGGCTGGCTCGGCCGGCTGGAACGGCGCAACTACCGCTTCATGCTGGGCGGCGGCGTGGCGGGCCCGCAGCCCGCCTCGCAGCAGTCGCAGGAGTTTGCCGCGGCCATCGTGCACGCGCTGCAACCCTTCGAAGTCGTGAAGGTCGCACAGGCCGCAGGTGGCGACGTCCGCATCCAGGTCAGGCTGACGGATGGCAGCCCGGTGGTGGTCGATGCGCGCCGGGTCGGCATGCCGGTGTCGAACTGGGTCCTGTGGGTGCTGCTGCTGCAGCTTCTCGTGCTCGGCGTCTGCGCCTGGTTCGCGGTGCGTCTTGTCACCCGGCCACTGGCCCGGCTGGCGGCGGCCGCTGACGAGCTCGGGCCCGACCTGAAGGGCCGGATGCTCGGCGAGGAAGGCCCGACCGAAGTGGCGCATGCAGCGCGCGCCTTCAATGCCATGCAGCAACGGATTGCGGGCTACATGGCCGAGCGCGTAGAAATCCTCGCCGCCATTTCCCACGACCTGCAGACGCCCATCACCCGGATGCGGCTTCGCACCGAAATGATGGACAACGAGAAGGACCAGCTGAAATTCCGGCAGGACCTCGACGCCATGAACGCCCTCGTCAAGGAAGGCGTCACCTATGCGAAGACACTGCACGGTGCCACGGAGCCGCCGTGCCGGGTCGATGCCGACGCGCTGCTTGAGAGCATGGTTGCCGACTACCAGGACTCGGGCCAGCCGGTGCGCCTCGAGGGGCGGATCGGCGGCCCCATCGTGACGCGCCCGAACGCGCTGCGCCGCATCGTCGTGAACCTGGTCGACAACGCGCTGAAGTTCGGAAGCAGCGTGCGCATGCAGGTGCGCGTCGATGCCGACCGGCTCGTCATGGCCGTCATCGACGACGGGCCCGGTATTCCCCCCGACCAGCTGGAAGCTGTTCTCAAGCCCTTCTACCGGGTCGAAGGCTCGCGAAACCGGAGCACGGGAGGCACGGGCCTCGGCCTGGCCATCGCACACCAGCTCGCCATCGCGATGGGCGCGCAACTGAGCCTGCACAACCGCGACGAGGGCGGCCTCGAGGCCCGCGTCGCCATGCCTCTCCAACGGGACCTCGCATCATGA
- a CDS encoding thioredoxin family protein: MNIRFSASLFAAALVASSAALTFAGHPQGGNITVAAQQPAPEFRDIEKWLNSQPLKLDELRGKVVLVDFWTYTCINCLNHLPYVKDWHARYKDSGLVVVGVHTPEFAYEKSTKNVQKAIEKLEIRHAVAQDNNYATWKAFGNQYWPAVYLIDKQGRIVYSHFGEGSYAMTEKKIQALLAEPAPAGS, encoded by the coding sequence ATGAACATCCGCTTCAGTGCCTCCCTTTTCGCCGCCGCCCTCGTGGCGTCGTCTGCAGCCCTGACCTTTGCAGGCCACCCGCAGGGCGGCAACATCACCGTTGCCGCGCAGCAGCCGGCGCCCGAGTTTCGCGACATCGAGAAATGGCTCAACTCCCAGCCGTTGAAGCTGGATGAGTTGCGCGGCAAGGTGGTTCTGGTCGACTTCTGGACCTACACCTGCATCAACTGCCTGAACCATCTTCCGTACGTGAAGGACTGGCATGCCAGGTACAAGGACAGCGGCCTGGTCGTGGTGGGCGTGCATACGCCCGAGTTCGCATATGAGAAGTCCACCAAGAATGTCCAGAAGGCCATTGAAAAGCTGGAGATCAGGCACGCCGTCGCACAGGACAACAACTATGCGACCTGGAAGGCCTTCGGCAACCAGTACTGGCCCGCCGTCTACCTGATCGACAAGCAGGGGCGCATCGTCTACTCGCACTTCGGCGAGGGCAGCTACGCAATGACCGAAAAGAAGATCCAGGCCCTTCTGGCAGAGCCAGCTCCCGCGGGCTCATGA
- a CDS encoding DUF899 domain-containing protein encodes MSQSSENTVPGGLPAMHTPPIVSPQAWEAAREQLLVKEKAHTRARDALAAERRRMPWMAVEKRYAFEGPAGKASLLDLFDGRRQLIVYRAFFEPGVFGWPDHACRGCSMVADQVAHVAHLNARDTTLVFVSRASQPEIVRLKARMGWDIPWFTLTDRFDADFGVDEWHGTNVFLRDGDRVFRTYFINNRGDEQMGNTWNYLDITPLGRQEVWEDSPEGYPQTPTYKWWNWHDNYAADAVPDKKWVEVSDAGEAAFRDRDGGAKA; translated from the coding sequence ATGAGCCAGTCCAGCGAGAACACCGTGCCAGGCGGCCTGCCTGCCATGCACACACCACCGATCGTGTCGCCCCAGGCATGGGAGGCGGCCCGCGAGCAGCTGCTCGTCAAGGAAAAGGCCCACACCCGCGCCCGCGACGCGCTGGCCGCCGAGCGCCGGCGCATGCCGTGGATGGCCGTGGAGAAGCGCTACGCCTTCGAGGGGCCGGCGGGGAAGGCCAGCCTGCTCGACCTGTTCGATGGCCGGCGCCAGTTGATCGTCTACCGCGCCTTCTTCGAACCGGGCGTCTTCGGCTGGCCCGACCATGCATGCCGCGGGTGTTCGATGGTGGCCGACCAGGTTGCCCACGTGGCCCACCTGAACGCCCGTGACACCACGCTGGTCTTCGTCTCGCGTGCGTCCCAGCCGGAGATCGTGCGGCTGAAGGCGCGGATGGGGTGGGACATCCCGTGGTTCACCCTCACCGACCGCTTCGACGCCGACTTCGGCGTGGACGAGTGGCATGGCACGAACGTGTTCCTTCGCGACGGCGACCGCGTGTTCCGCACCTACTTCATCAACAACCGCGGCGACGAGCAGATGGGGAATACCTGGAACTACCTCGACATCACGCCGCTGGGCCGGCAGGAGGTCTGGGAAGACTCGCCCGAAGGCTACCCCCAGACGCCGACCTACAAATGGTGGAACTGGCACGACAACTACGCCGCGGATGCAGTACCCGACAAGAAATGGGTCGAAGTATCGGACGCCGGAGAGGCGGCATTCCGGGACCGCGACGGGGGCGCCAAGGCCTGA